DNA sequence from the Lycium barbarum isolate Lr01 chromosome 5, ASM1917538v2, whole genome shotgun sequence genome:
tctaccttaaggcagagtttgctgCAACACTCTACCTTGAGGCATAATTTGCCTGCaacctctgccttaagggagAGTTTTGCAGGCAACTCTACCCCGTCAAGCATAATTTGcatgcaaactctgccttaaggtggAGTTTTGTAATATGGGACAGAGTTTGTAGGCAACCTCTgtctagcaattttttttttttaattctcacctgagcaggggttcgaatcCGGAATCCTGaggttttaggcgaagggcaaaagttaaatactttcattttgatgggcaaaaattaaagaccaccccaaaataagggcattactgCGAATTGCCCAACAGGATCTGAATGTGGACAGAGTGCCTGTGGAAAATTTGGACAAAATGATCAACTACCCAATTTTTGGACAACTAATCAAGTTTTAGCCAGCTTTTAAAGATTCAAAGTTTGATGACTTTTTAGTGCTAAAATAAAATTTGAGCAAAAATACCCTAACTAAATCACGGAAAAACTCCGAGACTCAAAACTTCTACATGTAAAACTCTAACACAACGTGAAAAAGGGGGGGCACAGAAAAGAAATTTTACCAAATATACGGAATAGAGTTCAACTTCTATATATTGACAATGCATACGAATTTTTATACTATTAAGTCAAGGATCTATAATAGCGGAATTTGTAACTAAGAAATAAAGCAAGTAACCTGCTAGTGCAAGTAAAATAGCACTATAGCATAAAAATTCTTTACATTATCAAAGGATATTAAACAATTATGCGACCCTGGTAATTCACTGTCAAACCAAACCTTCAACAGAGTTACTgagatgtgtatgtatgtatatatgaaaacTTTATACACAACATATATCCTGTGATTCTCTATGTACAAAAATGATCACAGAATATTTGTATTACTATAAAATTGACAAGTCTTCTGAATCTTCATAAATAGCCACAATTTTGGCTGCTCCTTTCATAGCAGTTATTGATTTAGGACTATTGGCAAGAATCTTGGAAACAAACCTTGAATTTTTGGTTATATCATGATTTATAACACCCCCACAAGCTTGATCATCTTCTTTCTTCAAGTCACTAGGTGGTAAAAAACAGTCCATAGATAGTCCCTTTATGTTAAAATCAACTTCTTCAATTGTCCAAACCTCTTCCATCCTAGTCCTGGTGTGTCCTTCCGAGTTTTCGCCGAATCTGAATAAAGAAACACATGTTTTTCCAGCATGTGCAATGTTAACACCATCGATTGTTCGATAATCTTGGATTGATGATTCCATTGTTGTTTCCCAAAAGACGTCGTTTTTGGGGGATTTTAGTCTTAGAAGATGTGTGTCTTCAAGTTGGACTAAAAGTCCTGTTCTTTGGCTGAAATAGCCCCAAATAGTATGCCTCATAATTTCAACATTGCTACTGCTTCTTGCCTTTAGAGTTGAGGGCTCTGCTTCAAACTTTAGTACAAAGCAGTCTTCAGAATTTACATTTTTTTCGCCAATGCAAGTTGAATTGGAGAACATATCAGCAGTAGACCTTGGATCAAGACCCTGTTAATATGATCAAGATCAACCAATTAGTATCATCATAATCAGATGTTGAAGACATTATTAAGTAAATAAGAGTGTGTTCTTTCTAGTAATGATATCCGAGCAGACAGAATCAAAAAAGAATTGGAGAACAAATCAGCAGTGCACATGGAATCAGAACTCTGTTATCATGATTAATGTCAAATCAGTAACCACATAAACACAACCATATTAATTCAACAAATATTTTCATCATTTTCTGTTTCAATTTAGAGGATCTTAGTCGAGGAAATGTGTCATTTTCACTTGTGTTGACTTCTTTTTCTGTTAGTGCTAGTTTTCGCTTCAACTTGCCCTATAGAAAAATTTGAAGGGGTGAAGTTGTGAATGAGATTTCGAGTTTTATTCGAGCCATACACAACTTGGCATCTTAACAAATAAGACATTGAGAAAAAGGAAGCAATATTAATGCTGACTTCTTGATCTAGTTTTTATTTAACGCTAAGAAGTGTGTGCATTCACAAAATTGTCAATTGGACCCAGTAACTATTACTCTAGGCCGTGTTCTAGAATCCAAAACCCATAAGGTTTAAATTTTGGCTCCACCTCTGCTTAAAGGGGTCAAGTTGTGAATGAGATTTTGAGTGGCCTCTTAATAAATAAGACTTGAGAAAAAGGAAGGATTCCAAACAACATCAAATGTTGACTTCTTGATAGAGTTTTTTTATAAAGGCAAAGAAGTGTGTACATTCACAAAATTGTCAACTGGATCACTTAGCTTTATTAATTTATTGATTAGGTAAAATGACATCACAGGTCCACACGGGAAGATGAGACAGAGACATAATAACCACAAACTGACATGACAATTTGTTGTGAGTAGGCCCTCTAGAAAGAATTTCGGTCTGGTAAGCTTGATGGATGGTTTTGCACTTTCATGTTGTCTTTCTGTGACAATTGCCAAAATGTATTTGTCTACCCACCCAATACTGGATGAACCCCAATGGCAACAATTTTACTCACTATTCAGGCATTTGCCTATGAGTTTAACTCCTGTGCATCGACAGTATTAATTTTTTCTTTTACAGTTAAAGTTATCTAGAGGCAACAACATTAGGTAACTgtctaaaagaaaaataaagtgaATGACTTGCTTTAATAAGTAAAAGTTCATTATTATAATTTAGAAATTCTTCACACTATCAGTTTAAGTTAAAATCTTTTACATTTTCCTCGACTTAAGGACAAACTTAATGGTGCACTTGATAGGATATGGAAAAATAACCATCATTTATAGGATTAAAAGCACCACGAGCGGGAATAATGAGTAGTGATAGAAGGATTATATCTTTTAGTCTACTGGTCATGATATATGTGATTTCAATTCTCACTATCCCCGTCACTTTAAATTGAAAAAGTACCTGTAAGGAACGACGAAGAGGCCTAGCAGGGCCACGAGATGCATGAGAGTGATGCCATGGAGTTTGCTTCCAAGACACCTTACCATCACTTCCAGCACTGATTTTACATCCTGAAACTACTATCTCTATGCTCCAAAGATCAGGTCGTTTCTGCCACAACACGAATCCTCCCATTTCTCCAGCCCCATTTTTCGTGCTCTTGATCTTCATAACTTTGCCATTGTTCACTTCGAGACCATCTCCTTCAGTAAATTCAGACGCCAACATCTTCACCTTCCCCATCGCGTACATACTATTAATTGAATTCAGAGCATGTTCTCCTCCCGCGGCTGCTATGTATTGTTGCACTATGTATTTAGCCATTGAAGCCTCCTGTACAATTTGAACCAACCATGATTAATTGAACAGAAAAAGTATCTCGTAAACTCTATGAAGATCAAATTAGGTCTCATCAAGTCCATTGATGTTTTATATAATAGCAATCACAAGTTTCATGTTGGATGtaatattcatatgatattttcTTTTTTGTCAAACGCTGTTACTTGAGGGATCCTTATGGAATATTTTTGCAATATTCCAGTATATTGAAACGAATTAGTGATTATACTGGATTTCTTTGTCCAGTATAAGGTAGTAAGTCAATTTTCACAAATTTCATTGTAAATTTACTTCCACTTGTTTAAGACTTTAAGTACAGCCTTGATTGTCGCCAGAGTTGGTAGAAGGTAACAAATGGAGTATCTAATAAACTAATTCAGGCACATGCACGCTCACCAAACACAAAATACTGAAAAAAAGTTTTATCTAATTGGCTAGTCAAGCACTAGTAGCCCCACAAGAAGAAGAATATGAACACAAAAATATACTGATGACAAGGATTCCGCAGCCACTATTCTTTGTGTGCGCACAGGATAAACTACGCTCCTATGCAATAGCTCATAAATCACACACGAGAGATAACCCGCATTAAGCAAGCCCCATGTGACGAgttcgacccagaaggcaaattcCTATTGTCGTAGGCAGTGGGTTTCAATCCCGAGACCTCCATTATAAAAGCTCAtactcaaccaactgagctacccTTGCGGGTGATAATTTATACCATAAGTTGCAAAagtttttatttctttcttaaactccggaGTCCATCAAAgtatatcatataaattgggatgaaGAGAATACTAGTAATTTTTTCCAAGAACACAAAGTATATATGAGGGTCCCTTGATTATGTCATACTAACACTAAAATACTTGAGGAttactaaaagaaaaaaaaaacttacaatgGGATGGTCATTAATCTTTTTGACAGAGTGGTTGCATTGGATAGGATGAGGAATCAAAGGAGTTGCAACAACACCAAGTAAGAGTTGAATCTCAGCATTTCTTCCACCAATAACAGAATCAGCATGAGTAATTGATTTATCATGAGTACTATGATTTTTTATCCAAGATTTCATGTTTTGCCATGACTTATGCTTATGAACATTCACAAACATTTCTTCTGGAATAGGAACTTCAAGAACAGTTTCAAGCCCATCTTCATTATCCAAATTTGGGCACAACGTCCTCATCtgaataataatgataataacaatgCAAACAAGATTAAGAAGATTGTGTTTTCAATGAACAAAAGAGAATTAGTATGGAATATGGAAGAGAAAAAAGAGGAGAGAAGTGGAGTATTAAGAAGGAGATTAATAATACAAGTCTCTATTGGATTATATTCCAAGGGAAAGTTTGTTACTATTATTTGAAGCTAAGGGGACTGAATATACAGAGAACCAACCACAACGTGCACTTCGTTGTCTAATGTTGTCGTGACAGCACGAAATTTCTCTGTTTCTCTGTTTGGAGGTTTTATTCTTCTTTTCCTTGTTATGTTCTTTTTGTATATTTTGACAGGTGGTTGGAATAATATTTATTAGGAGACCATAGGATAAAGGAAAAGTAAAATTCATGACTATTGTGATCTTATGTGATGACGCATGGCGGAGCTACCATGAATCAAGGCGTTAATTATATCGTATAAATATATTAAAAGAATTATGTTTATATAATTATGTTGAATTATATTTTTATTTCGTTGTATGTTTTATTATTTATACAGTCAAATCTCTcaataattgtcattcgttataataacatttcactataacggcctGATTTTCGCCGTaactgatttttcatgttatattttacttatctgtaacaacattctacctataacagcaGTGACATTTATTATAACAGtgcactctttgtaaaattacttctctataacagtcatactcaaatattctataataatattttgtaagaaatatattatgtataaaaataaaatattaaaatagttATGGTTATAGTTTGGACAAAAGTCTTTATCAATTCAAACGCTATATTATTCATTAAGAGGCTGGAATTTACGAAACAACTTACAATTGTAAAATTCTTATGTCAGACTTGAAATATTTAATATGCTCCTTAAATTTTAATTCTTATCAATATGATACaactagttatgaatttattagtcactttaatttttaattaatgaaatatgaaaatcaattgagatttgaAAATTAACAAGTTTTTTGttttcatttaacataaaaagtaaaaaaaaaaaattgcgcaCTTTTGTTTAAAACAGCTAAAATGAGATGCAAACATCAAATGtcaatatacatacataacagcaCCTTACTATAGCAGCCATGAAATTTTCGAACAAACACtgccattatagagaggtttgactgtattttGACTTCCTTAGTGAAAATTCTAGCTCCCAAGAGGCATGAAGTACTAGATGTGGAAACTCAATGATCTAATTTGATTTGGTCGAAAAAAAATGTACTGATTATTATTTTGGCCATTTCTTTAGAAAATAGTTACTGTTATGGACCTTCAAATGTCATTGATAAACTCCATGACAATATTTTGAAACTCAACTTGTGACTTTTGATattttataataataattatttttcaatTACAGGTAGAAAAGTGACTATTTGTGAATTTTATCTTTATCCTTTGACTTGCTATTGTTTCGTGAAAGGCATTGAAGTGGCAATCTCCTATTTCACTTTGTACATCTTAGTAGAGTTCGAGTTGAACATAAATtagtttattttcatttcatataGGCAACCATAGCGTGCGGCCGACCATCTTAAATAGCTAAGTACATGATGTGTGTAAAATATCTatgagaaacaaaaaaaaaaaaaaaaaaaaaaaaaactgatagtTTTTATTATAGAATAATCTCCATACTTCAAGAATTTAAGTTATCATTGTTTGTTGATTGGTATGCAGAGACTATTAATCAGAATCTGATTAGATGTGTAATTCATTTGAAGATTAATTTTTTAAAGCAAACTTGTCTGTTAAACACTTCTAACAGTCGtcttttaattaaaatatgtcTTCGCTTTTTGTTTTTCCAATCACTAATTACACTTACACATGACTGACTTATGAAGTCGTCACACAAGGGTATTTGTTTTTCCTTTCTACTAATGTTGATGGTTTGCAGTTAAGCAGGCATGGATTTGGCTTGTTCTGTTTATTTGTATTTACCCTTGACTTCACTGATCATCTAATTAATGGACTATGTCTATGATTATAGTTAGCATTTGGTTGTGCTCTTAAATTGGCGATGTGTCTGCAATTATGCCACAATTGATGGCTTAAAAAAAGACCTCAATCATGTCAGGCACGTTCACACATGAATCCAATCCATATAGGATTTGAGTaatattttattacaattatTTTCCTCACCATATTTAGTCCAGTCTATACCCAGTCAACAAATTCTGACAGTAATAAATCGCTTTGAGAAAATATTGTCATAAGGCAAAATTGGATATCGGCATATGGGGGATTTGTATCCTTATTTGGCGGACCAATTTTTGTTATCCAAATAAATTCTTGGACAACCTAACAACAACGACGTACCTTGAACACAACAGACCTCTTGAGTACACATGAGCATACAGTTTCTATTTAGTGgttgtttcttagttggtggtattagcaccccgggatgctcatcctactgagaactggtcattagttagaaaatgtactgccttggtgcatatagagggccaaatatagagcatgtgagatatagaaacagaagttctttatggagcaattatttcaaatttcattctattagtaattttttaacaatttgtaatatcaaattaagacaagttataagtcttaatttgatcattagtttaaattttgtattttcattagccttttggctagagctgtacaaacttctggatttttttgataaaatttataaaattagccctaggccaaaagcctagtggactattattaaaaaaaaaaaaaaacaacgtaCCCAGTATCATTCACGAGTGGGTCTGAAGAGAATAAAATGTACGCAGATATTATTCCTATCTTGGAGATAGCAATGTTGTTTCCGATAAACTTTCGACTCAGAATAAGGCAATAATAAATCAAGttaaatagattaaaaaaaaaagtatcacaGAATCTTGGACAACCTAAGATGAACTGAATTTTCTTGTTCCAGTAGTTTCCTTAACTAGCAAAAAGTGTTTACCAAGTTCACTTTAATGTACTCAATTTTTGTACTCCACTTGCAAAGAAAACTAAGTACATCCAAAGTTATTTGATATCTTACCAAAACATGAAGTGACATGTGTCCCTTTTCCATAACATGAAGTGACATGTGTCCCTTTTCGTCTACTATGGGTGTAGTTTCACTTTCCTACCTAAAATGAAAGACACAATGTAAATCCCATGCTTGGATGAAAAGGTAAGGAAGGAGAAAACTCAAAGGgaacaaaaataaataattaagaatcaaaatgacaaaaatggtgcctTATGTTTGGGCAtttaaaatattccattaagtatTCTCCCAAGTAGTTTtagtttttaaaatttataaaaatgAGCATTTTTTGTGTCGTTAAATAATTAACAAAATTATGATTGTTAGATttatagtctgtttggccaagcttatttttcccccaaaagtacttattttttcaataagtgcttatttgaaaaaaagtgaggtgtttggccaagcttttgggagaaaataagtgattttgggaagtagcagaaacagtttttcagaagcaaaaaaaaaaacagcttttgcccaaaagcatttttttaaaaagtacttttgagaaaaatacaaatagaagcactttttaaaagcttggccaaacactaatgaatgctcaaaaatatttttttaattaattggtcaaacacaaactgtttttcgctaaaagtgcttttttgaaaagtactttttaaaataaacaaattttaaaagcttggccaaacaggctattaatctGAATTATCAAACAGAAAGATATAACCGAAAatatcaagaatttttttttaaaattttaaaaattgcaAATTACAGCTTAcacaaaaaataaacaaaaacatACCAGAAACTTCACCTAAAAAATTGCACAGACACaaaaattgattaaaaaaaaaaatcacaaaaagtgTACCTTTAAATGTGACTTCTGTTAAATCTTTTGTACTTTCACAATTCTCATTTAACAACCAAAAAAGGTTAAATAATTGATGGAGATCAAACACTTTTGAAAAAATTTAAATAACAAACTCGGTCAGCGTTATATTAAAGGGACTATTTAAATTTAACCTAAACATAAAGGatcattttttcaaaaatttaCAAGGGACAGGAATATTTATACTTTCCCCTTGTTCTCTTCCTTGGTTTCCAACCTAAGCAACAAAAATAAAAGACCTTTCCAAGAGGAGAAATGTTTAACCAAATTCAATTGAATGGTCCGAAATCAAAtaatcaaataaataaataaataaatacataaagTTAATCTATTACAGAAACAAAAATCATATTTATGTTGAATGAAAGTGTAGTTGAGCGTTTAATTAGCATTCTCAAGCTATTAGAAGGATATTTgagataaagaaaaaagaaaaggtgaATTTGTTTGCTTAAAAGCAATGACACCATAGGAGTGCAATTCAAAGAAACTACCCTTGAAGCTATGCCCCGAGACTTGCAATGGGAAAAGGACAGAAAACAAATATTGTTTTTTGTACAATTTTCCAGGACAAATGAACTTTCTTGTTACCTAATTTTTTAGGTACTTGTGTATCTTTAATAAAGAAGATAAATCGTATTTcatttggttcaaaataagtgttcattTAGTCTTTTTATTTTCGTTCaaataagtgttcacttagcTTTTTTATTTTGGTTGAAAATTAGTATCACTTATATAATCAATaaagaattaactttatttttcagATTTACCCATATTTACTCAATGCAATAAATTGGCAACAGTCTTATTAATTAAGGCAATTTAattaaaaaacttattttttctaGAAGTTAATGTTTTCGTATACAAATTAGTGTCTTCTTAAGGAGTGCGAGAAAAATTaaatggacacttattttgaaccgaaGGGAGTACACTTGATTGAAATTGAACGAAGAAGTATTTAAATTAACGTCAGAAAAAAGTAAGAATAAATAGGTTCGACTTGATGGAGTCATCAATGGCCGGCAATCTgcctattttcatgaattgtttttttttctttctacttAATTTTTAAGGTGAAAAAAGTGATCCCACGTTCCAAGTTCTTCATTAATTGCTCGGGGATAATTATCGCAATAACATAATCAGTGTAATCTTATAATTAAGTGAAGTATGGAGATAGGATATACATTGATCTTACCGCTATTATGAGAGGGAGAAAGTTTGTTTCCGATGAATCTTCGGCTCAAGCAAGAACATTTCAAAATAGGTCGGAAAAAATAATAATGGAAGTGAAAAAGCTATGACAAAATActtgaaattgaaaaaaaaataaagaaaaaattcgTTGAAAATTGATTCTTGTActcttaattaattatgatataCAGTTGTAATTGTTCCATTATAAACCTTGAATATTTTGTATTCAAGCTTATATGCGGTCGGTCATGATTTGATTGAAGTTTGAAAAAGAAAACTTAAAAAGTTAAAATTGAAGATATACTTGAACCTACAAAGGGCATCTCCTTGTGTGAAGTGCATGTACTTCTAAgtcctaaggggtcgtttggtgcatggtataagttgggatatcccagcactaattttttataccatatttggtaggaagtataaatttatcctgagaTAAATTTATACTTTGTACCAAACAAAGCACAAAATGCATCCTGGGATAAAAGATGGGATATCCcatcttatcccacttatactgggattattttatcccatccagaagatgggataaaataatcccaactcTTGGGCTAAATTAGTTCCGGGTTTACAATCTCGGGATAATTTTgactatctaccaaacgaccactaagttCCTAACTGGATGCACTTTTGCTTATAATAATTGTGGCATGAtagacttatagcctgtttggtcaagcttctaaaatcagcttattttaaaaagtatttttgtttagaagtacttttcaaaaaaatacttttggcgaaaaacagtttgtgtttggtcaattaattaaaaaaatacttttaaacagtaattagtgtttgaccaagtttttaaaaagtacttctgtttgtatttttttcaaaagtacttttcaaaaaagtgcttttgggcaaaagctgttttttttagcttctaaaaaactgtttctgctactcccaaaagcacttattttctctcaaaagcttgaccaaacacttcactttttttcaaataagcatttattgaaaaaataaatacttttagggaaaaaataaacttggccaaacaggctattattcGTCTGTAGATATTATCTATGCCAACCCACAGCATATCTacaaggatttttttttaaaggaagtAATTTGAAGGTAGGATTTTATTCTGCGAACCTCATAGACAAAATCTGATGGAGATCCTCGATACCACTCTGGATTATATTCTCACTAGGAGAACAATTTCTTATTTTTTCCTGTAAATTAGAACTGCATTCCCTCATATATATTAGCTAAATGCTAATCTACCACAAACACAACCTGTAGTGTTTTGAGTAAGAACTTATTTGCGCTTGATATTTACACTAAAACGATGAATGTAACATGATTTTTTTCATGCACATATTTTTAACTTGATAATGATTAAGTGATATGTATTCTTAATTTAACTTCAAgtgttaaattaaattatttgacTTGATGTAAACACCGAATGCGACTAAGTATGGTACCTTCACATCATTCCCAAATCCAAGATCAGTCTCCTATCTTTTGTGTACACGTAGGAGTTTGTCTCAAATATTAAAAAACCCTTTTTCTCAATAGTTTTTGCTAGCGAGATATGAAAAACATATTCAATATATAGGGAACAAGTGAATATCGACCAATTTTCTTTTGGAAAAATTGAAAAAGCTTTCTATAAAACCTACATTATATTAACGTGCTTAACACCTTTTAAGTTTCAAATACCTTATACCTTAAAGATCTaccttttttatttaattttataagTATATACCTTCAAAATATACCAAGAGTAGGACAAGCATGAACTGTTGTGCTCTTCAACCTTCATCGAGGAAGTCCAATGGGTGATGACAACCAGGAACTTGCAAGTAGTACTCCATAAAGTCCAATAATGGAAGATGAAGAAGTGTTAAGATAATACCACTGAGTTGGTAGAACTTTTGTTCACCTATTGAATACTATTGGGAAAATTTTCAAATGTATTCATGAGATATTTAATTAGTCTTATGTATtaacttgagccgagggtcttgcAGAAATAGTCTCTCTACCTTTCAatgtagaggtaaggtctgcgtacactttactctCCTCAAATTCCACATCGtgaatttcactgggtatgttgttgttgtttatatttCGTTTAACTTTTAAGT
Encoded proteins:
- the LOC132640358 gene encoding uncharacterized protein LOC132640358, with product MRTLCPNLDNEDGLETVLEVPIPEEMFVNVHKHKSWQNMKSWIKNHSTHDKSITHADSVIGGRNAEIQLLLGVVATPLIPHPIQCNHSVKKINDHPIEASMAKYIVQQYIAAAGGEHALNSINSMYAMGKVKMLASEFTEGDGLEVNNGKVMKIKSTKNGAGEMGGFVLWQKRPDLWSIEIVVSGCKISAGSDGKVSWKQTPWHHSHASRGPARPLRRSLQGLDPRSTADMFSNSTCIGEKNVNSEDCFVLKFEAEPSTLKARSSSNVEIMRHTIWGYFSQRTGLLVQLEDTHLLRLKSPKNDVFWETTMESSIQDYRTIDGVNIAHAGKTCVSLFRFGENSEGHTRTRMEEVWTIEEVDFNIKGLSMDCFLPPSDLKKEDDQACGGVINHDITKNSRFVSKILANSPKSITAMKGAAKIVAIYEDSEDLSIL